The genomic window GATCCGGTCACCGTCATTCTCGGCCACCTGCCGCTGAAAAAGTCGGCATGAAGCAGGAGAATCAGGCGTGACTGCTCCCACTCTGACCCTGACGTTGCGTTGTACGCCCGAAGCGTACGCGGCCCTGCGCGCCATCGCGGTGCTGATGCCGGGCGTGCACCTCGAGGACACCGAATCCGGTGCACCCACCCAGATCAGTGCTCTCACCTCTGCCGCACCTCCCTCCTCTCTGGACACTGTCGCCGCACCAGACCCGGCCGCAGGTCCCTCCCTCAGGGAGGTGCCTGCCCGACCTGGGCTCGACTGGCTGCCACAGCTCGATCCAGCGCGCACGGGCCTGCTCCCTGTGCTCTCCCCGACACCCGGCGAGCGCCACACGCGCCTGAGCGTTCATTCGGACGGCAGCGCCAATCCCAACCCTGGGCGCGGCGGCGCGGCACTGGTGACCGGGACGCTGGCCGTGGGCTGGCCCGCAGCACACGCCACCAACAACGAGATGGAACTGCTCGCTGCCCTGGGCGCCCTGCGCTTGGCCGCGGCGGCGCCGGACGTGCGCGAATTGGTGCTGCACTCGGACTCCAAGTACGTCGTCGACGGCATGACCAGCTGGATGCCAGGCTGGGTCAAGAAAGGCTGGAAGCGCCCTGGCGGCGCCATCGAGAACCTGGCGCTGTGGCAGGCGCTGCACGCCCAGCAGCAGGCGCTGCAGACGGCTGGAATCACGACGCGCTTCGTGTGGGTCAAAGCACACGCCACTGACGCCAGCAACAACCGTGCCGACGAGCTCGCCGCCCTCGCCGGAGCCAGTCAGACGCTGGTTGACCGCTCGCCGCATTGAGAAAACAGCGGGCGGTCTTTGCGAACGGCCTCGGCGGCGGCCTGCTGGAGAGCGGCCAGGGCAAGGGGCTGGGGGAAGTGAGGCATAACGTGGCGACTTTCCCACCTTCGCGGGCATGTCACCACCCCGCTGGAACGCCTGCGCTCATGGACCGTCACACCCTCTGGCGGGCCTGGAGCGGCCCGCCACTGAACTTCGGTCGAAGTCCGACACGCCTGCCTCGAGCTGGACGTGATGTCAGGTCGTATCGCAATACCGGCTGTCGCTGGTTCTTGGGGCAACCGCTGTGCAGCTAACCGTCTATGCCCTGCTCATCCTGATCGTGGCCCTCCTTTCCGGAGAGCCGCTGGCTTCGAGCCTAAGCAGCGCGTGCCTCAGCAGGTTCAGTCCGAAGCCGTCTGGGATGTCGAGGTTCAGTAGGAGCGCGTCGAAGCCTCCCTGTTCCCAGCGAGCGGTGGCTGGCGCAAAAGTCTCCACGTGCATCACCTCCCACGCCAGGCCCGCCAGCTCTAGCCATTCCTCCAGCAGCACCGCGTCCGGGAGGTGATCCTCCACCAGCAGCACCCGCATCACCGAACGTTCCTTTATGTCAGCCGGCACAGCACGGTCGCCGCTCATGCGCCCGCCTCTGCCGCTGGCACGGTGAGGTGAGGTCACTGGTGGAGCACTCACCACACCGATGACGCCCGCTCTGTGTCGTCGTCTTTGCATCCAGGCTCCTCTCGCCCTCATGCCCTCTGCGTTCTGATGAATTTGACGGTGAACGGTGAATGGACTGGTTCGTTGGCTGCGTGCATAGCGCCTGCATTGACATCTGAAGGCACCGCCTGATCCGGAAAATTCCGTGCTGGTCTCAGGAGGCGAGGCGTCACGACCAGGTGCACCACAGAGATGGTGGCGCATCTATTCTTCCTTCCCGTGCTTTCCTGAGGTTCCCATGACGCGCCCCCAGCCTGCCCGGATGTACGCCAACGTCCACCTGATTCTGGAACGCGATGGACAACTGCTGCTGCTCCTGCGGCAGAACACTGGCTACGCGGACGGGCAGTACGCCCTGGTGGCGGGATACGTCGATGAAGGACAGTCCTCCACAGCAGCAGCGGTCACCGAAGCACGTGAAGAAGCAGGTCTGGACCTCTGCGCCGATGACCTCGACCTCGTGCATATCACCCATCTGCAGGACGAACGCGGCGAAAGCCGGTACGGCCTGTTCTTCCGGCCTCGGACCTGGACGGGTCAGCCTGTGAATCTGGAACCGCAGTACTGCGCGGGCCTGCACTGGTTCAGGCCCGATGACCTGCCAACGACCATGATTCCCTACGTCCGCCACGCGCTCACGCTTGCACTGCAAGGCGTGCCTTACAGCGAGTGGGGCTTTTCGCCTCCACACCGGGCGCCGCAAGATTCCGGTGCGCTGCAATGATCTTCTTCAACGCCGACCAGGCCCGTGATTGGTGGTTCTTGTCCGCACCTTCTCACCCGACTGCACACGCGGGGACGACAGGGAGATCCAACCGTCGGTCAGGCGCTGAAAGTCGTCCAGAACCTGTGAATGACATCAGGCCCTGATGGCTCACGTGAGGCAGCGCGGCCCAGAAGCCACCAGTAGCATGCCCGCATGGTCTCCCCTCATCTGAGGACCCCTGCTCGCATCCTGTGCCTGGCGCTGTCCAGCGCGGTGTTGCTGGCTGGTGCTACACCGGTTTTGCTGCATGACCCACGTCCGGCCTCACCGGTACAGCACCTGACCCAGGCGGAACGCGCCGAGGCTGGACGGCTCATTTCCTGGCTGCGCACCTGGGAGGCGGGAAATCGGCGCCTGAACGCCCTGTACGGTCTCCCAGCGGGTCAGCGGTATGACCACTTGGGCGCCCTGACACAGCGTGACGTGCAGTTCACGCTGGTCGCGCCGTGGCGCAGCGCCCGCCCAGAGCGGCTGACCCTCGTGGACCTGGGCAAGGGTGAAGGCATGCAGTATCTGGTGGTCTTTGGCGAAGGCACCAGACGCGAGGTCTGGTACCTCAGGCCCACGACGAACTTCTCGCTGTGCGTCATTCGGCAGGTGTACGCCCTCAGAGACGTGGACCTCAATGGACGGCGGGAACTGGCCTTTGTCATTGCCTGTGGAGACAACGCACAGCGGTCTTCTTCGCTGTTGATGCTTGAATTCACGGCCTCGGGCGCCCAGATGGAAGCTTTGAGATTCCAGGAAGACAATGAGGTGTGGCCTGAGGGCGGACAGGTGCGGGGCGGCTTTCAGATGCTGCTGAAAGTTGAGAAAGGGCCCACGCCACGCTACACGGCACAGACCCTGCGCCGGTACGGGGCGTTCTATTTTCCCGCTGTTCACGCGTACAAGGTGCCCCCTGTGGGGCAGGCCGTTGTTGTGAAGCCCGAACCTCAGAAGCTCGAGTTCCTCCGCTTCAAATGAGGCGCAGACAGGCCGCTGAAGACCGGGGCCGTGCTTCTTCTCAGCCTTCCTGGCGAGCGAGAACGCCCATCACAGCCTGAACCCCAGGATCTTCTCGTGGCTCGTACTCAAAGAGGGAGGACAGGCTGCGGAGCTTGATGGTGATGCTCCACGCGAGGTTCTCGAAGTCACGTTCTTCCAGGTTCACGCCCAGCACGGCGGCGCGGTCCACCGCGTGGTACAGATGGCCGATCCACACGTCATCACTGCCCGCACGGCGCTCAGGCCAGTGGTCCTGCAGACACCAGAGGGTCGCGGCGGTCGTCGCCCAGTTCTCCACGCACGTGTCGTCCCGCAGAACGTGCATCACCGCATCAAAGACGCCGTTCCACCCATAGAGGTCCGCCATGTGGGTCAGGCCCGCTTCGTCCTCATTGGCTTCCCCGTTCGCGAAGGCCGGCTCCTGCACCCGCCAGACCACGTCGTCGATGCCCTCCCTCAAGGAGGTAACGCCCGGGTCCTGTTCCTGCCAGTGCCAGGGTTGCCGTGCGTCCTGCGCCAGCAGCACGGTCGCCGATTCATTCGGGTTGGCCAGGCTTTCCCACCGCTCGTACCACCCGTTCGGACCCTCGTCATACAGCCCAGCGCGGTGCATGCCAGCAAAGTGCCACCCCAGAGCTTGCGCCTCTTCCAGTGTCCATTTCGGCCGGGCTTCTGGAAGCAGGGCGTCAGGAAAGTCAGGTGGCAGGTGGCGCGCCCGAATCCAGCTGCCGTCCAGGCCAAGGGCCCGCGTGGCCGCTGCCTTCAACGCCTGAATCCAATGATTGGGCCGGTCCGGCACGTCTGAAAGGACCACACCGGCCCACGACGCGGCCGTCTGAATGGCCGCCATCAGGGCCTGGGCCACCGGAGCGAGGTCGCTGTTCTCTCCAGCGTCAGGCAGCTGGAGGGCCAGCAAGGCTGCCTCGTCATCTGAGAGGGGCTTCTCGATCGCACGGATGATGAACAGGAGCTCGTGGGAAGGCAGGCCAGAGGCCAGAACCTGCGCCAGGCTCTGGAGTTCAGGGCGGATTCCTTTCAGTGGCGGATCTGATCGGCGCACCAGCTTCTCGTATAGGAGGCCAGCGTGGACGGTCCAGACGCTACCTGCCTGACCCTGCAGCTCGACATCGACGGTGGCGTGGTACAGGGTGCCTCGCCGCTCCACTTCCCGGTAGGCCTGAAAACGTGGTGAATGCTGGTCCCAGAGCCACACACGCCATGCTGGGTGAGCGGACGCGAGGTGACGCTCAAGCGCTTCACGGGCCTCACTGACGGACGCGTGAACGCCCAGCGTGAAGAGAAGTGCCAAAGGAAGGGAGAATTCGCCGCTCTGCACGTTCTGGGAGCATAGGCATTCCAGAAGCAGGTTCCCATGCCCATTCTGGCCTACGCCATCCGTGCGCCTCTCCCCTGTCCCTGGGCCTGCCCGGGTGGCCGGGCAAGGCCTGAACGACGCAGTGATGCCCCACGCCCTCAGATCCATCCCCTGATCAACAGCCTGGATCCCGGCACGGCGCCACTGGATCACCTGAGCCGTTATGCCCCCTCAGGCACGGTGGGGGCAGGCACTGGGACGTCGGTCTCGTCGCCCGTACCGTTCTGGTACCCGGCCAGCGGCAGGTAGACCGGTCCGGCCAACCCGGCTGCGGCGAGCGCCTGGCGAGCCTCACGGGAGATAAAGAGCGTCGTCGGCTGAGCGCTCAACCCGAACAGTGCCGGAAGGCCGCCTGCCGGCACATGGAGGGCATACTCGCTGATGGTCACTAGGCCGGGAATGGCGCGGCTGCGGCGCATCTCGCTGCGCGCCTCATCCAGGTTGTCCAGATGCTCCAGCAGCTGGACAATGACATAGTCCCGATCTGCTGTTTTAAGCCGCTGCTCGACGAAGTCATCGCCCGGAGCAGGCTCATCACGCCGGAGGACCGGGTCGATGATCGCCAGAGGAAGAGCCTGGTGAGGGAATTCCTGGACGGCGAGCAGGGCCGCTGGTGTGCTCAGGCGCCAGGCGCTGTCCCAGGCCCAGGCGCCCAAGGGTTGCCGTGCCGGGCGCGCCACGCCTGCAGGATCTGGGCGGCTTCCTCCTGCTCACGGGCTTTCTGGACCTGCCAGGCGGCCTCCAGACGGCGGGCCTGCCGGGTCGCCGTCAGCGCCCCCAGTGGATGTGGCCAGCCGCCCCGACCA from Deinococcus arcticus includes these protein-coding regions:
- a CDS encoding RNase H family protein, producing MTAPTLTLTLRCTPEAYAALRAIAVLMPGVHLEDTESGAPTQISALTSAAPPSSLDTVAAPDPAAGPSLREVPARPGLDWLPQLDPARTGLLPVLSPTPGERHTRLSVHSDGSANPNPGRGGAALVTGTLAVGWPAAHATNNEMELLAALGALRLAAAAPDVRELVLHSDSKYVVDGMTSWMPGWVKKGWKRPGGAIENLALWQALHAQQQALQTAGITTRFVWVKAHATDASNNRADELAALAGASQTLVDRSPH
- a CDS encoding NUDIX hydrolase; its protein translation is MTRPQPARMYANVHLILERDGQLLLLLRQNTGYADGQYALVAGYVDEGQSSTAAAVTEAREEAGLDLCADDLDLVHITHLQDERGESRYGLFFRPRTWTGQPVNLEPQYCAGLHWFRPDDLPTTMIPYVRHALTLALQGVPYSEWGFSPPHRAPQDSGALQ